The proteins below are encoded in one region of Gammaproteobacteria bacterium:
- the pheT gene encoding phenylalanine--tRNA ligase subunit beta → MRAVFRLSGAAVRCNLEWLRQWVAIAPEDARALGERLTLAGLEVDSVTAAAPALPKVVAARVESVAAHPDAARLRLCRVDAGAGQHRRVVCGAPNVREGLCAPLALEGARIGGTDILKTVIRGVESEGMLCSGAELGLGEHSDGLLDLGEIEPGADLSEHLGADDLIYDFELTPNRADCFSVVGIAREIAVLQGGALPVPETPAVAAAHDARCEAAVEAADACPRYLSRVVTGLDAAATAPLWMRERLRRCGMRSVHPVVDVLNYVMLETGQPMHAFDRRRLSGEVRVRFAKDAESLLPIGADSDTDNDGAALALNRQTLVIADETGPVAVAGVIGGAHSAVGADTRDIVIECAFFAPRAIAGRARALGLHTESSHRFERGVDPHLQHRALARATQLLLEIAGGGAGPVHEVESAPHLPQSGAIALRAAAIEKRLGVAVAGDFVAKTLHNLGCRVETAENGWRCLPPSYRFDLHIEEDLIEEIARFHGYDNIPERRRPGGAPFAFAGAGTISAGDGADDGAARLRARNRRLDERLVEAGYYEVVTYSFIADDQAGRFNGETAPRLKNPISNEMSVMRTSLWPGLLQVLARNLHRRRERVRIFERGPAFFIRDGRPGQAQMLAGLACGALYPEQWGDDGAARRRGGGDAGPSREGRGICGFYDVKGDIERLLRGAGDLAFEACEHPALHPGRTAAVLLDGARIGCLGQLSPAAERQLELPAAMPVLLFELELGRIAAPAPVSCKPVSPYPSVRRDIAVVFPAEVTAAAVLRCINGLQLDYLAETVVFDVFEGGDIQSGFRSMALGLIFQDLSGTLTGGASDAWVETIAAALRRELRGELRTTSAAPADDSEFLTEQ, encoded by the coding sequence TTGCGCGCAGTTTTCCGCCTGAGCGGGGCCGCCGTGCGCTGCAACCTTGAATGGCTCCGGCAATGGGTGGCGATTGCGCCCGAAGACGCGCGCGCGCTGGGCGAGCGCCTGACGCTGGCCGGCCTTGAAGTGGACTCGGTGACGGCGGCGGCGCCGGCGCTGCCGAAGGTGGTCGCCGCGCGCGTCGAGTCGGTCGCCGCGCACCCCGACGCCGCGCGCCTGCGACTGTGCCGGGTTGACGCCGGCGCAGGCCAGCACCGCCGGGTGGTTTGCGGCGCGCCGAATGTGCGCGAGGGTTTGTGCGCGCCGCTCGCGCTGGAAGGCGCGCGCATCGGCGGCACGGACATTTTGAAGACCGTGATTCGCGGCGTTGAATCCGAAGGCATGCTGTGTTCGGGCGCCGAACTCGGCCTCGGCGAGCACAGCGACGGCCTGCTCGACCTCGGCGAAATCGAACCCGGCGCCGACCTCAGCGAACACCTCGGCGCCGACGACCTCATCTACGACTTTGAATTGACGCCCAACCGCGCCGACTGTTTCAGCGTCGTCGGCATCGCGCGTGAAATCGCCGTGCTGCAGGGCGGCGCGCTGCCTGTGCCCGAAACGCCGGCGGTGGCGGCGGCCCATGATGCGCGCTGCGAGGCCGCCGTCGAGGCCGCCGATGCCTGTCCGCGCTATTTGTCAAGGGTCGTCACCGGCCTTGATGCGGCGGCGACGGCGCCGCTGTGGATGCGCGAGCGCCTGCGCCGCTGCGGCATGCGCAGCGTGCACCCGGTCGTGGATGTGCTGAACTATGTGATGCTTGAGACCGGGCAGCCGATGCACGCCTTTGACCGGCGGCGTCTTTCCGGCGAAGTCCGCGTGCGGTTTGCGAAGGACGCCGAATCGCTGCTTCCCATCGGCGCCGACAGCGACACCGACAACGACGGCGCGGCGCTTGCGCTGAACCGGCAAACGCTGGTCATTGCCGACGAGACCGGCCCGGTCGCGGTGGCCGGCGTCATCGGCGGCGCGCACAGCGCGGTCGGCGCCGACACCCGCGACATCGTCATTGAATGCGCGTTCTTCGCGCCGCGCGCCATCGCCGGGCGCGCGCGCGCATTGGGCCTGCACACCGAGTCTTCACACCGTTTTGAACGCGGCGTTGACCCGCACTTGCAGCACCGCGCGCTGGCGCGCGCGACGCAGTTGCTGCTGGAAATCGCCGGCGGCGGCGCCGGGCCGGTGCACGAAGTCGAAAGCGCGCCGCACCTGCCGCAGTCCGGCGCGATTGCACTGCGCGCCGCGGCCATTGAAAAGCGCCTCGGCGTCGCCGTCGCCGGCGACTTCGTTGCAAAGACGCTGCACAATCTCGGCTGCCGCGTCGAGACCGCCGAAAACGGCTGGCGCTGCCTGCCGCCGTCGTACCGCTTTGACCTGCACATTGAAGAAGACCTGATCGAGGAAATCGCGCGTTTCCACGGCTACGACAACATCCCGGAACGGCGCCGGCCCGGCGGCGCGCCGTTTGCGTTTGCCGGCGCCGGAACCATCTCCGCCGGCGACGGCGCGGACGACGGCGCCGCGCGCCTGCGCGCGCGCAACCGGCGTCTTGACGAGCGCCTGGTCGAGGCCGGCTACTACGAAGTCGTTACCTACAGTTTCATCGCCGACGACCAGGCCGGGCGTTTCAACGGCGAAACCGCGCCGCGCCTGAAGAACCCCATCTCAAACGAGATGTCGGTGATGCGCACCTCGCTGTGGCCGGGCCTGCTGCAAGTGCTGGCCCGCAACCTGCACCGCCGCCGCGAGCGCGTGCGGATTTTTGAGCGCGGCCCGGCCTTTTTCATCCGCGATGGCCGCCCGGGGCAGGCGCAGATGCTGGCGGGGCTGGCCTGTGGCGCGCTGTACCCTGAACAGTGGGGCGACGACGGCGCGGCGCGGCGGCGCGGCGGCGGCGATGCCGGGCCGTCGCGCGAAGGCCGCGGCATTTGCGGTTTCTACGATGTCAAGGGCGACATTGAGCGCCTGCTGCGCGGCGCCGGCGACCTCGCCTTTGAGGCGTGCGAACACCCGGCGCTTCATCCGGGGCGCACCGCCGCCGTGCTGCTGGACGGCGCGCGCATCGGCTGCCTCGGCCAACTGTCGCCGGCGGCGGAGCGGCAACTGGAATTGCCGGCGGCGATGCCGGTGCTGTTGTTTGAACTTGAACTCGGGCGCATCGCGGCGCCGGCGCCGGTGTCGTGCAAGCCGGTGTCGCCGTACCCGTCGGTGCGCCGCGACATCGCCGTCGTGTTCCCGGCGGAGGTGACGGCGGCGGCGGTGCTGCGCTGCATCAACGGCCTGCAACTGGATTATCTGGCGGAAACGGTGGTATTTGATGTTTTCGAGGGTGGTGATATACAATCCGGTTTCAGAAGCATGGCGTTGGGATTGATTTTTCAGGATTTGTCCGGCACCCTGACCGGCGGCGCAAGCGACGCCTGGGTCGAGACCATCGCCGCCGCCCTGCGGCGGGAACTGCGCGGAGAGTTGAGAACGACCTCCGCCGCGCCCGCGGATGATTCGGAGTTTTTGACGGAACAATGA
- a CDS encoding MerR family transcriptional regulator, with translation MTRFPLIPDKHYFTIGEVSEWCGVERHVLRYWEKEFVQLKPVRRGNRRYYTRRNLALLIKIYTLLRVDKYTIDGARQVLEHPEKAARAGVNAALVRELQGELESILKMLK, from the coding sequence ATGACCCGTTTTCCGCTGATACCGGATAAGCACTATTTCACGATCGGCGAGGTCAGCGAATGGTGCGGTGTGGAGCGGCATGTGCTGCGCTACTGGGAAAAGGAGTTTGTGCAACTGAAACCGGTGCGGCGCGGCAACCGCCGCTATTACACCCGCCGCAACCTCGCGCTGCTGATCAAGATTTACACGCTGCTGCGGGTGGACAAATACACGATAGACGGGGCCAGGCAGGTGCTGGAACACCCCGAAAAGGCGGCGAGGGCCGGCGTCAACGCGGCGCTGGTGCGGGAGTTGCAGGGTGAACTGGAAAGCATATTGAAGATGCTCAAATGA
- a CDS encoding integration host factor subunit alpha, translating to MTKTTVTKSDLVNNLSQQLGFSKSESKEFVENFFSEISRMLGNDKIVKLSGFGNFVLRDKNERPGRNPKTGEEVPIVARRVVVFKPGQKLKSRVSGCIGKDGGDDPFSADTG from the coding sequence ATGACAAAAACTACAGTAACCAAATCCGATTTGGTCAACAACCTCTCGCAGCAACTCGGCTTCAGCAAGAGCGAGTCGAAGGAATTCGTCGAGAATTTCTTTTCCGAGATAAGCCGCATGCTCGGCAACGACAAGATTGTCAAGTTGTCCGGTTTCGGCAATTTCGTGCTGCGCGACAAGAACGAGCGCCCCGGCAGAAACCCGAAGACGGGGGAGGAGGTGCCCATCGTGGCGCGCCGCGTCGTCGTCTTCAAGCCGGGGCAGAAACTGAAAAGCCGGGTCTCCGGTTGCATTGGGAAAGACGGCGGGGATGACCCGTTTTCCGCTGATACCGGATAA
- a CDS encoding methylated-DNA--[protein]-cysteine S-methyltransferase, with protein sequence MEERVARELRRYFKDSSWRFGFPLNLAAASRFQRRVWRALSATGAGQTLTYGGLAARLGTHPRAVGGACRSNPLPIVIPCHRVIAKSGDLRGYTGPTRQRGLAVKAWLLRHEGAQV encoded by the coding sequence ATGGAGGAGCGCGTCGCGCGCGAGTTGCGGCGTTACTTCAAGGATTCGTCGTGGCGCTTCGGTTTTCCGCTGAACCTGGCCGCCGCCAGTCGCTTCCAGCGCCGCGTCTGGCGCGCGCTGAGCGCCACCGGCGCCGGTCAGACCCTGACCTACGGCGGCCTCGCCGCGCGCCTCGGCACCCACCCGCGCGCGGTCGGCGGCGCCTGCCGCTCCAACCCGCTGCCCATCGTCATCCCGTGCCACCGGGTCATCGCCAAATCCGGCGACCTGCGCGGCTATACCGGCCCGACGCGGCAGCGGGGGCTGGCCGTCAAGGCGTGGCTGCTGCGCCACGAGGGAGCCCAAGTCTGA